Proteins encoded in a region of the Flavobacterium sp. MDT1-60 genome:
- a CDS encoding response regulator transcription factor, whose amino-acid sequence MSATIRVVLADDHVFVRDGIKSLLENEANIEVVGEAIDGADALEVVADSKPDLLIVDIRMPNLTGIEVVEKLRSDNNEVKIIMLSMHESEEYVLKSIKAGADGYLLKGSSKEEFLKALHTVAAGGKYFSGDISSILIGQLTTNSSTSLEPKQNLGEEMMITKREKEILTLLLSGKGNKEIAEALDISKRTAEVHRFNLMKKLKVKNLMELSNKATEYSLL is encoded by the coding sequence ATGAGTGCTACTATTCGAGTTGTTCTAGCTGATGATCATGTATTTGTAAGAGATGGGATAAAATCTTTACTGGAAAACGAAGCAAACATTGAGGTTGTAGGCGAAGCAATTGATGGTGCCGATGCTCTTGAAGTTGTTGCTGACAGTAAACCAGATTTACTTATAGTAGATATTCGTATGCCAAACTTAACTGGTATTGAGGTAGTAGAAAAACTTAGAAGCGACAATAATGAGGTGAAAATCATTATGCTTTCTATGCACGAGTCTGAAGAATACGTATTGAAATCGATTAAAGCCGGAGCCGATGGTTATTTACTAAAAGGTTCAAGTAAAGAAGAATTCCTAAAAGCTCTTCATACTGTTGCTGCAGGCGGAAAATATTTTAGCGGAGACATTTCTTCTATACTTATTGGACAATTAACAACAAACTCTTCTACTTCATTAGAACCTAAGCAAAATTTAGGCGAAGAAATGATGATTACCAAAAGAGAAAAAGAAATCCTGACACTTTTATTATCCGGAAAAGGAAATAAAGAAATTGCCGAAGCCCTTGATATCAGTAAACGAACTGCAGAAGTACATCGTTTTAACCTGATGAAGAAACTGAAAGTTAAAAACTTAATGGAACTTTCGAATAAAGCCACCGAGTATTCTTTATTATAA
- a CDS encoding ATP-binding protein — MKKSNQEAAEKITFKNLRRLYFFALWTIAVTIILSQVLVQYNLKQQFSDSKIINISGKQRMLSQKIVKEVLILHYVSDTTSQKQISHLKNVLSLWKNNQNSLENGSDSLAFPKEKSETLDKFYLEIKPSFNSIVKTTDLFLLNLEQKNTSADNQKLVRIILKNEGVFLSKMNQIVSQYDLEAHEKVTEQRRIEYWIFAFTLFILLLEFFFIFKPTNKKIERLIAKLLSSEKKALKLAYDTEIISEIKENSVKELKSLNYAMENTLLYCRIAPDGSIIHIGEKFAKLLNYTKFSSNKKFSEVLTTDEKEQLNIDRIIFEKQRSGWQGEINIINKEGQNIWLDLSMVPVTIKKDELELLIICFNITERKKAQREVERLNIENSTEKINQQKVISSKIVENQENEQNRIAKEIHDGIGQMLTGLKFSLESINLDDKEKSAQKIEYLKKLSLDIIKGVRTATFNLMPPELSDHGIVSSLAKLTQELSKLTGKEILFYNKTDFSQRLDSLIEINIYRLTQEAINNAIKYAESSHIIVQLSHSSTLLSIIVDDNGKGFDVAAVDKKRNSESGMGMLFMKERIQYINGRVFFKSIPGEGTRITFNIPI; from the coding sequence ATGAAGAAGAGCAATCAGGAAGCTGCAGAGAAAATTACTTTCAAAAATTTACGCCGACTGTATTTTTTTGCACTCTGGACTATTGCTGTAACCATCATTTTAAGTCAGGTTTTAGTTCAATATAATTTAAAACAACAGTTTAGCGATTCTAAAATCATCAATATTTCAGGGAAGCAAAGAATGCTGAGCCAGAAAATTGTCAAAGAAGTTTTGATTTTACATTATGTTTCTGACACTACTTCTCAAAAACAGATTTCCCATCTAAAAAATGTTTTATCACTTTGGAAAAACAATCAGAATTCACTCGAAAACGGAAGTGATAGTCTGGCTTTTCCAAAAGAAAAGAGCGAGACTCTTGATAAATTTTACCTTGAAATAAAACCAAGCTTCAATAGTATTGTAAAAACCACCGATTTGTTTCTGCTAAATTTAGAGCAGAAAAACACATCCGCTGATAATCAAAAACTGGTTAGGATTATTCTAAAAAACGAAGGTGTTTTTCTTTCGAAAATGAATCAGATTGTAAGTCAGTACGATCTTGAAGCACACGAAAAAGTTACCGAACAGCGCAGAATCGAATATTGGATTTTTGCCTTTACCCTATTTATTTTGCTGCTGGAGTTTTTCTTTATTTTCAAACCTACCAACAAAAAAATTGAGAGACTAATTGCCAAACTTTTATCTTCTGAAAAGAAAGCCCTAAAACTCGCTTACGACACCGAGATTATCAGTGAAATAAAGGAAAACTCCGTTAAAGAATTAAAATCGCTCAATTATGCGATGGAAAATACGCTGCTCTATTGCCGTATTGCTCCTGATGGTTCTATTATTCATATTGGAGAAAAATTTGCCAAACTTTTAAACTACACCAAGTTTTCGTCCAACAAAAAATTCTCTGAAGTTTTAACTACTGACGAAAAAGAACAATTAAATATTGATCGCATCATTTTTGAGAAACAGCGCAGTGGCTGGCAGGGTGAAATTAATATTATCAATAAGGAAGGACAAAATATCTGGCTGGATTTATCAATGGTTCCGGTTACCATAAAAAAAGACGAATTAGAACTTTTGATTATTTGTTTCAACATTACCGAACGCAAAAAAGCGCAACGCGAAGTCGAACGTCTGAATATTGAAAACAGTACCGAAAAAATCAATCAGCAAAAAGTTATTTCAAGTAAAATTGTCGAAAATCAGGAAAACGAACAAAACCGAATTGCCAAAGAAATTCACGACGGAATTGGGCAAATGTTAACTGGTTTAAAATTTAGTCTGGAAAGCATCAATTTGGATGACAAAGAAAAATCGGCACAAAAAATTGAATATTTAAAGAAACTATCGCTTGATATTATCAAAGGAGTTCGCACGGCAACTTTCAACTTAATGCCTCCGGAATTAAGCGATCACGGCATTGTTTCATCCTTAGCAAAATTAACTCAGGAACTATCAAAACTAACCGGAAAAGAAATTCTGTTTTATAATAAAACCGATTTTAGTCAGCGTTTGGATTCTCTAATTGAAATCAACATTTATCGTCTTACACAGGAAGCAATAAACAATGCCATAAAATACGCTGAATCTTCACATATTATAGTTCAGCTTTCACATAGCAGTACTTTACTAAGTATCATTGTTGATGACAATGGTAAAGGTTTTGATGTAGCCGCTGTCGATAAAAAACGAAACAGCGAATCCGGAATGGGAATGTTGTTTATGAAAGAAAGAATTCAATACATCAACGGGCGCGTTTTCTTTAAATCGATTCCGGGTGAAGGAACGAGGATTACTTTTAATATTCCTATCTGA
- a CDS encoding DUF4202 domain-containing protein: MNTPFQKASEWIDAENAQDPNIEIDQNNEYPKELLYSNRMYERLMQFEPEASEEVQIASKAQHICRWKVARESYPMDRVGYLRWREELKKFHAKLTAEILEKAGYKQDFIDRVSFLIEKKLLKKDAETQLLEDVICLVFLEYYLDPFVHKHDAEKLKNIIKKTWDKMSDKGHQEALKINYSEENLNLIKASLGL; encoded by the coding sequence ATGAATACACCTTTTCAAAAAGCAAGTGAATGGATTGATGCCGAAAACGCACAGGATCCAAATATCGAAATCGATCAAAACAACGAATATCCTAAAGAATTACTTTATTCAAACAGGATGTACGAAAGGTTGATGCAATTTGAGCCTGAAGCTTCAGAAGAAGTTCAGATCGCTTCAAAAGCACAACATATCTGTCGATGGAAAGTCGCTCGAGAATCGTACCCAATGGATCGTGTGGGCTACTTGCGATGGAGAGAAGAATTGAAAAAATTTCACGCCAAGCTTACTGCTGAAATCTTAGAAAAAGCAGGATATAAACAAGATTTTATTGATCGCGTTTCTTTTTTAATCGAAAAGAAGTTACTTAAAAAAGATGCCGAAACACAATTGCTTGAAGATGTTATTTGTTTGGTATTTTTAGAATATTACCTGGATCCTTTTGTACACAAACACGATGCCGAAAAACTAAAGAATATCATCAAAAAAACATGGGATAAAATGTCAGATAAAGGGCATCAGGAAGCCTTAAAAATCAACTATTCTGAAGAAAATCTAAACTTGATAAAAGCATCTTTAGGACTGTAA
- the nirD gene encoding nitrite reductase small subunit NirD — MEEILSQYETVHPNDATIWFKAGKVEDFPTNRGGCIKYKNKQIAIFNFTRRNEWYACQNACPHKMEMVLARGMTGSADDIPKIACPMHKKTFSLVDGSNLNGDDDLKIATYPVKVVEDEVFVGFVD, encoded by the coding sequence ATGGAAGAAATCTTAAGTCAATACGAAACAGTACATCCAAACGATGCTACAATTTGGTTCAAAGCTGGAAAAGTAGAAGATTTTCCGACCAACCGCGGGGGCTGCATCAAATACAAAAACAAGCAAATTGCGATTTTTAATTTTACGCGTCGCAATGAATGGTACGCTTGTCAAAATGCATGTCCGCATAAAATGGAAATGGTTTTGGCCAGAGGAATGACAGGATCTGCAGATGATATTCCGAAAATTGCGTGTCCCATGCACAAAAAAACTTTTTCATTGGTTGATGGTTCAAACTTAAATGGAGATGACGATTTAAAAATTGCAACGTATCCGGTTAAAGTTGTTGAAGATGAAGTATTCGTTGGGTTTGTAGATTAG
- the nirB gene encoding nitrite reductase large subunit NirB produces the protein MIRVIVVGNGMVGYKFCEKFIAKSGQEKYQITVFGEEPRRAYDRVHLSEYFGGKTADDLSMSTSEWYAENNITLNTSELITDINRTEKTIHTHLEKTHTYDYLVLATGSSAFVPPIDGVEKEGVFVYRTIEDLDAIMAYAKKIKQKGATEAAVLGGGLLGLEAAKAVRDLGLNPHVVEFAPRLMPRQLDKGASDMLQSKIEELNIGIHLNKATQYIDGKECITGMMFADDELLKVDMLVISAGIKPRDELARVSGLEVGLRGGVVVNNQMQTSDPSIYAIGEVALYNQNIYGLVAPGYEMADVAAEQILNGSKTMRETIDMSTQLKLIGVEVASFGDPFIENNDVTAIIYENKLSGVYKRINVTKDSKTLLGGILVGDSSDYNSLFQIYSNAMALPKNPEDLILGSRDGSEGSSLGSVMDLPDTAVICSCENVTKGSICCSLLDETCSSFSDVVKHTKATSGCGGCKPMVYDLVKATQKSLGKEVKEVICEHFAYTRQELFDLVKINKYENFYDVIDHHGKGDGCEVCKPVVASIFSSIYNDTANKHVTTQDTNDRFLANIQRNGTYSVVPRVAGGEITAEKLIVIGEVAKQFDLYTKITGAQRVDLFGAHLNDLPKIWKILIDNGFESGHAYGKSLRAVKSCVGNAWCRYGMDDSAGFAIELENRYKGIRSPHKLKGGVSACIRECAEARGKDFGLIAVEGGWNLYIAGNGGANPKHAVLLAEKIDKETVIKYMDRFLMYYIRTAGPLIRTSTWLEKLDGGLEYLKEVIIEDSLGICETLEAEMQTLVNTFECEWKQVLEKPRLLKRFSHFVNSEEKDDNVVFVPLRDQKAPKAWS, from the coding sequence ATGATAAGAGTAATAGTAGTTGGAAACGGCATGGTTGGTTATAAATTTTGCGAAAAATTCATTGCAAAATCAGGACAGGAAAAGTATCAGATTACCGTTTTTGGTGAAGAGCCAAGACGTGCTTACGATCGTGTTCACTTAAGTGAATACTTTGGCGGCAAAACAGCAGATGACTTGTCAATGTCAACAAGCGAATGGTACGCAGAAAACAATATTACTCTGAATACTTCTGAATTAATTACAGATATTAACAGAACAGAAAAAACAATACATACGCATTTAGAAAAAACACATACGTACGATTACTTAGTTCTTGCCACAGGATCTTCTGCATTTGTACCACCGATCGACGGGGTTGAAAAAGAAGGTGTTTTTGTATACAGAACCATCGAGGATTTAGATGCGATTATGGCTTACGCCAAAAAAATAAAACAAAAAGGGGCTACAGAAGCGGCAGTTTTAGGTGGCGGATTATTAGGTCTTGAAGCTGCAAAAGCAGTTCGTGATTTAGGTTTAAATCCACATGTAGTCGAATTTGCTCCAAGATTGATGCCGAGACAATTGGACAAAGGCGCCAGCGACATGTTGCAGTCTAAAATTGAAGAATTAAATATTGGCATCCATTTAAACAAGGCCACACAATATATTGACGGAAAAGAATGCATAACGGGAATGATGTTTGCCGATGACGAATTGTTAAAAGTAGACATGTTGGTTATATCTGCCGGAATAAAACCTCGCGACGAATTAGCCAGAGTTTCAGGATTAGAAGTCGGTTTACGAGGCGGTGTTGTGGTAAACAATCAGATGCAAACATCAGATCCTTCTATTTATGCGATTGGCGAAGTGGCTTTATACAATCAAAACATTTACGGACTTGTTGCTCCAGGTTACGAAATGGCCGATGTAGCCGCTGAGCAAATCTTAAATGGTTCTAAAACCATGAGAGAAACCATCGATATGTCGACACAATTGAAATTAATTGGTGTTGAAGTTGCGAGTTTTGGTGATCCTTTTATCGAAAATAACGATGTAACTGCCATTATTTATGAAAATAAATTATCAGGTGTTTACAAAAGAATCAACGTTACTAAAGATTCTAAAACCTTATTAGGCGGAATCCTGGTTGGAGATTCAAGCGATTACAATTCTTTATTTCAGATTTACAGCAATGCTATGGCTTTGCCTAAAAATCCGGAAGATTTGATTTTAGGCTCAAGAGACGGTTCTGAAGGTTCAAGTTTAGGAAGCGTTATGGATTTACCGGATACTGCGGTAATCTGCTCTTGCGAAAATGTAACAAAAGGTTCTATTTGCTGTTCGCTTTTAGATGAAACCTGTTCCAGTTTTTCAGATGTTGTAAAACATACCAAAGCAACTTCTGGTTGTGGAGGCTGTAAACCAATGGTTTATGACCTGGTAAAAGCAACTCAAAAATCATTAGGAAAAGAAGTAAAAGAGGTTATCTGCGAACATTTTGCTTATACAAGACAAGAACTTTTCGATTTGGTAAAAATCAACAAATACGAGAATTTTTATGACGTGATCGATCATCATGGAAAAGGTGACGGCTGTGAAGTTTGTAAACCGGTCGTGGCTTCTATTTTCTCCAGTATTTACAATGATACTGCCAACAAACACGTTACAACACAAGATACAAACGATAGATTTTTAGCCAATATTCAACGAAACGGAACGTATTCAGTTGTACCTAGAGTTGCCGGTGGAGAAATTACGGCTGAGAAACTAATTGTTATAGGTGAAGTAGCCAAACAATTCGATTTATATACTAAAATTACCGGCGCACAGCGTGTTGACTTATTCGGAGCCCATTTGAATGATCTTCCAAAAATCTGGAAAATCTTAATTGATAATGGTTTTGAAAGCGGTCACGCTTACGGAAAATCACTTCGTGCCGTTAAAAGCTGTGTCGGAAACGCATGGTGTCGTTACGGAATGGATGACAGCGCCGGATTTGCAATTGAATTAGAAAACAGATATAAAGGAATTCGTTCTCCTCACAAATTAAAAGGTGGTGTTTCGGCCTGTATTCGTGAATGTGCCGAAGCCCGCGGAAAAGATTTTGGTTTAATTGCTGTTGAAGGCGGATGGAATCTATACATCGCCGGAAATGGTGGGGCAAATCCAAAACACGCTGTTTTATTAGCTGAAAAAATTGATAAAGAAACGGTTATCAAATACATGGATCGCTTTTTAATGTATTACATCCGTACGGCTGGTCCGCTAATCAGAACTTCAACCTGGTTAGAAAAACTAGACGGTGGTTTAGAGTATTTGAAAGAAGTAATTATTGAAGATAGCTTAGGCATCTGCGAAACCTTAGAAGCTGAAATGCAAACTCTGGTAAACACTTTTGAATGCGAGTGGAAACAAGTATTAGAAAAACCAAGATTATTAAAACGTTTCAGTCATTTTGTAAACTCTGAAGAGAAAGATGACAATGTTGTTTTTGTTCCGTTAAGAGATCAAAAAGCGCCAAAAGCCTGGTCGTAA
- a CDS encoding META domain-containing protein codes for MKKIVSLLFLLSLITSCKPTSGLVSDATTSNTQEADMTIYFKATGNEPFWGITLGKEQTIFTSLIPGKEKIIFSSVEPIKAMDANVKMYKLSNEKATATVTIQQLDCQDSMSGAISPYRVSVEIKNNSELESKKVQGCGKYITDYRLHDIWVLEELNGYKVFIADYQKELPRIEIHAQENTFMGFGGCNSISGTLFYEKDVLRFTKVISTLMACAPGNKESEFTKALQSTTTYSIGDNRLTLSNPSGKLLVFRKVD; via the coding sequence ATGAAAAAAATAGTTTCACTCTTGTTTTTATTGTCTTTAATAACAAGCTGTAAACCAACATCAGGATTAGTTTCAGATGCTACGACATCTAACACTCAGGAAGCCGATATGACCATCTATTTTAAAGCAACCGGAAATGAACCTTTTTGGGGAATAACACTAGGGAAGGAACAAACCATTTTTACTTCATTGATTCCAGGTAAAGAGAAAATCATTTTTTCATCGGTTGAACCGATTAAGGCAATGGATGCCAATGTCAAAATGTATAAACTAAGTAATGAAAAGGCAACCGCAACAGTTACCATTCAGCAATTGGATTGTCAGGATTCAATGTCCGGTGCAATTTCACCTTATAGAGTATCAGTTGAAATTAAAAACAATTCAGAACTGGAGTCTAAAAAAGTACAAGGCTGTGGAAAATATATCACCGATTATCGCCTGCACGATATTTGGGTTCTGGAAGAATTAAACGGTTATAAAGTTTTTATAGCCGATTATCAAAAGGAGTTACCAAGAATCGAAATTCATGCACAGGAAAATACATTTATGGGTTTTGGGGGCTGTAATTCGATCAGCGGAACACTATTCTATGAAAAAGACGTATTACGATTTACCAAAGTAATTTCGACTCTAATGGCCTGCGCGCCTGGTAATAAAGAAAGCGAATTTACAAAAGCGCTTCAAAGTACCACGACATATTCAATTGGCGATAATCGATTGACGCTTTCAAATCCTTCAGGGAAATTATTGGTTTTTAGGAAGGTTGATTAA
- a CDS encoding DUF2130 domain-containing protein codes for MAEQSSIICPNCGTPIDVNDVLKHQLEDSIRKEFQQKANTQTRELELKNEQFEKAKADFEAKKKQENELFAERLEREKKTAEKEITEKLKTKLEEENKDRLTLMEKELSEKSEKLRELNKMTGEIAKLQREKLEMKEAIEAEAQKQLNATLVLERDKIRKQEEEKNELKIKEYQKQSDDQKKLIEEMKRKQEQGSMQLQGEVMELAIEEWLANNFPLDSIDEVKKGANGADCLQIVNTRELQNCGSIYYESKRTKAFQPAWIEKFKNDIRTKRANIGVLVTEVMPAGMDRMGMRDGIWICTYEEFKGLSAVLRQSLIQVSQAVQAQENKGDKMSMLYDFLTSNEFRLQIEGIVEGFTQMQGDLDAEKRAMQRIWKQREKQIEKVVHNTLGMYGSIRGIAGNAVQTVRALELDFIEEENEDPKELE; via the coding sequence ATGGCTGAGCAATCTTCAATTATATGCCCAAATTGCGGGACACCAATCGACGTAAACGATGTTTTAAAACATCAGTTAGAAGATAGTATCCGTAAAGAATTTCAACAAAAAGCCAATACTCAAACCAGAGAACTGGAACTTAAAAATGAGCAATTCGAAAAAGCCAAAGCCGACTTTGAAGCGAAAAAGAAACAGGAAAATGAACTTTTCGCTGAACGTTTAGAACGCGAAAAAAAGACAGCTGAAAAAGAAATTACCGAAAAACTAAAAACCAAACTCGAAGAAGAAAATAAAGATCGTTTGACGTTGATGGAAAAAGAACTTTCTGAGAAATCAGAAAAACTTCGGGAATTGAATAAAATGACGGGCGAAATCGCAAAACTACAACGTGAAAAACTGGAAATGAAAGAAGCGATCGAAGCTGAAGCGCAAAAACAACTGAACGCTACTTTGGTTTTGGAGCGTGATAAAATCCGCAAACAGGAAGAAGAAAAAAACGAACTTAAAATAAAAGAATACCAGAAACAATCTGACGATCAGAAAAAGCTAATCGAAGAAATGAAACGCAAGCAGGAACAAGGTTCTATGCAATTGCAAGGCGAAGTAATGGAATTAGCGATCGAAGAATGGCTGGCGAATAATTTCCCGCTTGACAGTATTGATGAAGTTAAAAAAGGTGCCAACGGTGCAGATTGTCTTCAGATTGTAAACACACGTGAACTGCAAAATTGCGGTTCTATATATTACGAAAGCAAACGTACCAAAGCTTTTCAGCCAGCCTGGATTGAAAAATTTAAAAATGATATTCGAACCAAAAGAGCCAATATCGGTGTTTTAGTCACTGAAGTAATGCCCGCCGGAATGGACCGAATGGGAATGCGTGACGGTATCTGGATCTGTACCTACGAAGAATTTAAAGGTTTGAGTGCCGTGTTACGTCAATCTTTAATTCAGGTAAGTCAGGCGGTTCAGGCGCAGGAAAACAAAGGCGATAAAATGTCAATGTTGTATGACTTTTTAACGAGCAATGAATTCCGCTTGCAGATCGAAGGAATCGTAGAAGGTTTCACCCAAATGCAAGGTGATCTTGATGCCGAAAAAAGAGCGATGCAAAGAATCTGGAAACAACGCGAAAAACAAATCGAAAAAGTAGTTCATAATACTTTAGGAATGTACGGATCGATTCGTGGTATTGCCGGAAATGCAGTTCAGACGGTGCGCGCTTTAGAACTGGATTTTATTGAAGAGGAAAACGAAGATCCTAAGGAATTGGAATAA
- a CDS encoding LysR family transcriptional regulator, which yields MELRNLKYFLAVAEELNFTKAAEKLFISQPPLSRQIMELEEELQARLFNRNNKKVELTEAGKYFEKEVKELFQNLERISLKAKKIAENVSGEFRIAYISSIYSSVISDLIKQLKEQFPYVNFKLFEVSTTKQILALEQGKIDLGIIRSPVKSPKIKSQLWFQDGFSVVYNKSLIQINSEEEIPNLKDETFVFFNKDYAPHYHEVLLELCAFYGFEPKIIHESNNINSIVQLVKNGLGISIVPSNIAKNNSDTKIGFIELKKVNLFTDVSLITSKEDDSEITKSAVEFLLNFSKK from the coding sequence ATGGAATTACGTAACTTAAAATATTTTTTGGCTGTAGCCGAAGAATTAAACTTTACTAAAGCTGCTGAAAAATTATTTATCTCGCAACCGCCTTTAAGCAGGCAGATTATGGAATTGGAAGAAGAACTCCAGGCGCGTTTATTCAATCGAAATAATAAAAAAGTTGAACTTACTGAAGCAGGAAAATATTTTGAAAAAGAAGTAAAAGAACTTTTTCAGAATTTGGAACGCATTTCCTTAAAAGCAAAAAAAATAGCAGAGAATGTTTCAGGAGAATTCAGAATTGCCTATATCAGTTCGATTTATTCGTCTGTAATTTCAGATTTGATTAAACAACTGAAAGAGCAATTTCCATACGTCAATTTTAAACTTTTTGAAGTATCGACAACCAAACAAATCTTAGCTTTGGAACAGGGGAAAATTGACTTGGGAATTATTCGATCCCCTGTAAAATCTCCTAAAATAAAATCGCAATTGTGGTTTCAGGATGGTTTTTCGGTAGTTTACAATAAGAGTTTGATTCAAATTAACTCTGAAGAAGAGATTCCGAATTTAAAAGACGAAACTTTTGTGTTTTTCAATAAAGATTACGCCCCGCATTATCATGAAGTTTTATTGGAGCTTTGTGCATTTTATGGATTTGAACCCAAAATCATTCACGAATCAAACAACATCAATTCAATTGTTCAATTGGTAAAAAATGGCTTGGGAATTTCGATTGTTCCCTCCAACATTGCGAAGAATAATTCGGATACAAAAATTGGTTTTATAGAATTGAAAAAAGTCAATTTATTTACTGACGTTTCACTAATAACCTCAAAAGAAGACGATTCTGAAATCACAAAATCTGCAGTTGAGTTTTTATTGAATTTTTCTAAAAAATAA
- a CDS encoding class I SAM-dependent methyltransferase has translation MKKSTIEEIRERFDNDVERFSNLETGQVATIDATISLELITEASKRIVPNAINVLDIGCGAGNYTLKMLSKLPNLNCTLVDLSLPMLDKAFERVSVETNGRVEVKQGDIREVELPENHFDIILAGAVLHHLRDDEDWETTFTKIFKLLKPGGCFMISDLITQDTDLLNEYTWQRYGDYLEGIGGAEYRQKVLDYVEKEDTPRSMNYQLDLMKKIGFTSVEILHKNMCFGAFGGIK, from the coding sequence ATGAAAAAATCAACTATTGAAGAGATCAGGGAACGGTTTGATAATGATGTCGAACGATTTTCAAATTTAGAAACGGGGCAAGTCGCTACAATCGACGCTACCATTTCTTTAGAATTAATTACGGAAGCGTCCAAAAGGATTGTTCCGAATGCTATCAATGTTTTGGATATTGGCTGTGGTGCCGGGAATTATACTTTGAAAATGTTGTCTAAGTTGCCCAATTTAAATTGCACTTTGGTTGATTTGAGTTTGCCCATGTTAGATAAAGCTTTTGAAAGGGTTTCAGTAGAAACCAACGGTCGGGTAGAAGTGAAGCAAGGCGATATTCGTGAAGTTGAATTACCGGAAAATCATTTTGATATTATTTTGGCCGGAGCGGTTTTGCATCATTTAAGAGATGATGAAGATTGGGAAACGACTTTTACTAAAATATTCAAATTATTGAAACCCGGAGGATGTTTTATGATTTCGGATTTGATTACGCAGGATACTGACTTATTAAATGAATATACCTGGCAACGTTATGGTGATTATTTAGAGGGAATTGGTGGTGCAGAATACCGTCAGAAAGTTTTGGATTATGTCGAAAAAGAAGACACACCAAGATCGATGAACTATCAATTGGATTTGATGAAGAAAATTGGCTTTACAAGCGTTGAAATTTTACACAAGAATATGTGTTTTGGTGCTTTTGGCGGGATTAAGTAA
- a CDS encoding DUF3291 domain-containing protein encodes MSNYHLAEINIAKMKGVTINDPIMKEFVDNLDLVNTLAEKSEGFVWRLKDDSYNATNLNPYNDEQIIVNVSVWENIETLEHYMYKTFHSEFLRRRKEWFLKFGKAATAMWWIPKGHIPTLEEAVEKLDYLQQNGPSQLVFDFKNKFSKPELENKI; translated from the coding sequence ATGAGTAACTATCATCTTGCCGAAATTAATATTGCCAAAATGAAAGGAGTCACGATAAATGATCCGATCATGAAAGAATTTGTAGACAATCTGGATCTTGTTAATACATTAGCCGAAAAAAGCGAAGGTTTTGTCTGGAGATTGAAAGACGACAGTTATAATGCGACCAATCTCAATCCGTATAATGATGAACAAATCATCGTGAATGTTTCAGTTTGGGAGAATATTGAGACTTTAGAGCATTATATGTACAAAACGTTTCATAGCGAGTTTTTAAGACGCCGTAAAGAATGGTTTCTTAAATTTGGGAAAGCAGCAACAGCAATGTGGTGGATCCCAAAAGGACATATTCCAACACTCGAAGAAGCCGTAGAAAAATTAGATTATTTACAGCAAAACGGCCCGTCGCAACTGGTTTTTGATTTTAAGAACAAGTTTTCTAAACCAGAATTAGAAAATAAAATATAA